The Myroides phaeus DNA segment AATGTAGGAATGTTTAGAATTCCTATCCTATTCTTTGCTCCTGGCGATGAAACAATTCCTGTTGAAAAAGTGGAAAAAAGTTTTCAGCAAATTGATATTCTTCCAAGTTTAATGGACTACTTACAAATCAATACTAAAATAGTTAGTTATGGTAAGTCTTTTAAATCAGACAAGGATTTTGTGGTAAACTACTTAAACAATATTTATAACTACGAAAAAGGTGATTATTATTTAGCTTTTGACGGGAAGAAGTCATTAGGTTTATATAATTGGAAACTTGATCCTACATTACAAAAGAATCTAATAGACCAGGAACCAGATAAATTAGTTGAGATGGAAACATTTCTTAAAGCCTATATCCAGTCTTTTAATCATAGGGTTAAAAATAATATGTTAATAATCAAATAATCATCCAAGAGTATATATTTTTATTATAAATACCAATCAATTTGGTTACACATAATAAATAAAAAAAGAACGTTATATAGTTTTTAATATTACTTTTGTTTAACTTTTTATAACAAAATATCTTTTAATACAAATCAGTTTTATAAATGTCTAATAAAATAACGCTACTAATACCTACAAAAAATGAAGCTGAGCGCATTAGTAAATGTGTACTCTCTGCTAATAAGTTAGTTGATGAAATCATTGTTGTAGATTCATTTAGTACTGATGACACAAAGTCAATAGCAGAATCATTAGGAGCCATAGTAATTCAACGAACTTTTGATAATTATTCCAATCAAAAGAATTGGGCTATTCCTAAAGCGTCAAATGAATGGATATTACTATTAGATGCGGACGAATATTTAACAGATAAATTATTTGTAGAAATCGAAAATTTAATCAAATCAGATAACTTACAAAAATACCAAGCATATTGGGCTTTTAGACAGAATCACTTTTTTAACAAACAATTAAACTATAGTGGTTTTCAAAAGGATAAAGTAATTCGTCTGTTCAATAAAAACAAATGTAAATATATAAATCAAGTACACGAACAGCTTGTAGTTGATGGTAAAATAGGCTTCTTAAAAAACAAGCTTCATCACAACACATACAAAGGTTTTGACTTTCATATTCAAAAACTAAATCACTATGCTACTCTACAAGCTCTTGATTACAATAAAAAAACAACGAACTTAAACTTTTATCACTTTATCCTCAAACCTATGTATCGCTTTTTCAAGCACTACGTAATTCAGCAAGGTTTCCGAGATGGAGTTCCAGGTATCATAATGTCTTGTTTAGGAAGTTATGCTGTGTTTTTACGCTATGTAAAAATATGGATGCTAAGAAATAATATTGACAAATAAAATAAGAGCCTTTCACAATGTGAAGGGCTCTTATTGTTTCATATATAATCTTTTAAAATAGTGAAGGCTATTTTGCTCGCCTTATATAGCGTTACCAAAGATTATTTAATCCTATGAGCAAGATTATCATTAAAGTAATTAACATAATAAAACTATATCACAAACAATAAAGAAACACGTGTTTTACTATAAAATACCTAACTATAAAACAATAAGTTACCATCTATTATAATACAACAAAAAAGCACCTAATTAGGTAAAAACAATTATTTTTAAATTGACATTTTTTAACCTATTTTTGTGCATCACAACAACAACTAAATATTATTAACGTAATGATTCATTTCTTCGAAAACCCTTCGAAAATGTTCTATGCTGCACAAGTAGAGAACGATTTATCTAATGAAGATATCCAAAAGTTAAACTGGTTATTTGGCAATGCCAAGCACTTAAACGAGAAAACAATCAATGCTAAATTTGTAGGTCCACGCGCAACTATGGTTACTCCATGGAGTACTAATGCTGTGGAAATCACTCAAAATATGGGGATCAAAGGTATCATCCGTATTGAAGAGTTCTATAGAGCTGACGAATGTGAGTCGTTTGATCCGATGCTGGCACAAGAATACAACGAGTTAAACCAAGATATCTTCGCAATTAACATCGCTCCGGAAGCAATCATCTATATTGATGATATCGCTGCTTACAACCAACAAGAGGGATTAGCACTAAACGAAGAAGAGGTTACATATTTAAACAACCTTGCTGAAAAATTGGGACGAAAACTAACGGATTCTGAAGTTTTTGGGTTTTCTCAAGTTAACTCTGAACACTGTCGTCACAAAATTTTCAATGGTACTTTCGTAATAGATGGAGTTGAACAACCAACTTCTCTATTCAAATTAATTAAGAAAACTTCTGAAACGAATCCTAATGATATCGTTTCAGCTTATAAAGATAACGTTGCTTTTGTCAAAGGACCTAAAGTAACGCAGTTTGCTCCTAAATCAGCAGACAAACCTGACTTTTATGCAGAAACAGAATTCGACTCTGTTATCTCTTTAAAAGCAGAAACTCACAACTTCCCAACTACTGTTGAACCTTTCAATGGTGCTGCTACTGGTTCTGGTGGAGAAATCCGTGACCGTTTAGCAGGTGGACAAGGTTCTTTACCGCTTGCGGGAACTGCAATCTATATGACTTCTTATTCAAGATTAGAAGAAAACCGTCCTTGGGAAAAAGCGATGGATGAAAGAGCTTGGTTATACCAAACACCTATTGATATCTTAATCAAAGCTTCTAATGGTGCTTCTGACTTTGGTAACAAATTTGGACAACCTTTAATTACGGGGTCTATCCTTACGTTTGAACACGAAGAAGAGGCTCGTAAACTTGGTTTTGACAAGGTAATTATGCAAGCTGGTGGTATTGGATATGGTAAATTAGACCAAGCTATCAAACACAAACCTGAAGAAGGTGACCAAATCGTAATCCTTGGTGGTGAGAACTATAGAATTGGTATGGGAGGTGCAGCTGTATCTTCTGCTAATACGGGGGCTTTTGGTTCTGGTATCGAGCTTAATGCTATTCAACGTTCTAACCCTGAAATGCAAAAAAGAGCGGCTAACGCTATCCGCGGTATGGTTGAAGCTGAACACAATCCAATTGTGTCTATTCACGACCACGGTGCAGGTGGACACTTAAACTGTTTGTCTGAACTTGTTGAAGAAACGGGTGGTAATATCAACTTAGATAAATTACCTGTTGGTGACCCTACTCTATCTGCTAAAGAAACTATTGGTAACGAGTCTCAAGAAAGAATGGGATTAGTTATTGGTAAAAAAGATATTGATACTTTAGCGCGTATCGCTGAAAGAGAACGTGCTCCAATGTACACTGTTGGTGAGGTTACAAATGACGACCGTTTTACAATTGAATCTAAAACAACTGGTGCTAAACCAATGGATTTTGAACTTAATGATATGTTTGGTAGTTCACCAAAAACAATTATGGAGGACAAAACTATTGAACGCGTTTATGCTGATTTAGATTATTCTGTTGCTAATGTTGCTCAATACTTAGACCAATTACTACAATTAGAAGCTGTTGGTTCTAAAGATTGGTTAACTAATAAAGTTGACCGTTGTGTTGGTGGCCGTGTGGCTAAACAACAATGTGTGGGTACATTACAATTGCCATTGAACAACCTTGGTGCTATGGCACTTGACTTCAAAGGAAAAGAAGGTATTGCTACTACGGTTGGACACGCTCCTGTTGTGGCTTTAATAAACCCTGCTGCAGGAAGTAGAAATGCTATTGCTGAATCATTGTCTAACATTGTATGGGCACCATTAAAAGATGGTATCAACAAGATTTCTTTGTCTGCTAACTGGATGTGGGCTTGTAACAATCCTGGTGAAGATGCTCGTTTATACGAAGCTGTAAAAGCTTGTTCTGACTTCGCAATTGAGTTAGGTATTAACATCCCTACTGGAAAGGATTCTTTGTCTATGAAACAAAAATATCCTAATGACGAAGTTATTGCTCCGGGTACTGTTATTATTTCAGCAGCGGCAAACTGTACTGATATTACTAAAATTGTAGAACCTGTTTTAAACAAAAACGCTGGTTCTATCTACTATATCAACTTGTCTAAAGATAGCTTCAAATTAGGAGGTTCTTCTTTTGCTCAAGTACTAAACAAAATTGGTCAAGACGCTCCTACTATTCAGGATGCTGCTTACTTTAAAAATGCTTTCAATACAATTCAAGAGTTAATCGTTGATGAACAAATTGCTGCTGGTCACGATATCGGAAGTGGTGGTTTAATTACTTCTTTATTAGAAATGACTTTTGCTGATGTTAATTTAGGTGCTAAATACGACCTAACTGCATTGAATGAAAAAGACACTGTGAAAGCATTGTTCAACGAAAACATAGCATTAATCGTTCAGGCAAAAGATGATAAAGCTTTTGAAACTGCAATGAATGCAAAAGGTGTTGAGGCTGTAAAGATTGGTCAGGTTACAACTGATGAAAAAGTTAGCTTTACAAATGGTGCTGACCACTTCGAATTCAGTGTTCCAACATTGAGAGATACTTGGTTTAAAACATCTTATTTGTTAGACCAAAAACAAACTAAAAACAACAAGGCTACGGATCGTTTCAACAACTATAAAGTACAACCTTTACAGTTTAACTTCCCAGCACAGTTCGACGGTAAAAAACCTGTAATAGACGCTTCTAAACCACGTCCTAAAGCGGCTATTATCCGTGAAAAAGGAAGTAACTCTGAAAGAGAAGTTGCTAACGCAATGTATTTAGCAGGTTTTGATGTGAAAGACGTTCATATGACAGACCTTATCTCTGGTAGAGAAACATTAGAAGATATCCAATTTATTGGTGCTGTTGGTGGTTTCTCTAACTCAGACGTATTAGGTTCTGCAAAAGGATGGGCTGGTGCTTTTATGTACAACGAAAAAGCAAATACAGCATTAAAGAACTTCTTTGCAAGAAAAGATACAATGTCTGTTGGTATTTGTAATGGTTGTCAGTTGTTTATGGAATTGGAGTTAATCAATCCTGAACACCCAGTTCACGGTAAGATGAAACACAACGATTCTCAAAAACACGAGAGTAACTTTACTTCTGTTACTATTCA contains these protein-coding regions:
- a CDS encoding glycosyltransferase family 2 protein, with the translated sequence MSNKITLLIPTKNEAERISKCVLSANKLVDEIIVVDSFSTDDTKSIAESLGAIVIQRTFDNYSNQKNWAIPKASNEWILLLDADEYLTDKLFVEIENLIKSDNLQKYQAYWAFRQNHFFNKQLNYSGFQKDKVIRLFNKNKCKYINQVHEQLVVDGKIGFLKNKLHHNTYKGFDFHIQKLNHYATLQALDYNKKTTNLNFYHFILKPMYRFFKHYVIQQGFRDGVPGIIMSCLGSYAVFLRYVKIWMLRNNIDK
- the purL gene encoding phosphoribosylformylglycinamidine synthase; its protein translation is MIHFFENPSKMFYAAQVENDLSNEDIQKLNWLFGNAKHLNEKTINAKFVGPRATMVTPWSTNAVEITQNMGIKGIIRIEEFYRADECESFDPMLAQEYNELNQDIFAINIAPEAIIYIDDIAAYNQQEGLALNEEEVTYLNNLAEKLGRKLTDSEVFGFSQVNSEHCRHKIFNGTFVIDGVEQPTSLFKLIKKTSETNPNDIVSAYKDNVAFVKGPKVTQFAPKSADKPDFYAETEFDSVISLKAETHNFPTTVEPFNGAATGSGGEIRDRLAGGQGSLPLAGTAIYMTSYSRLEENRPWEKAMDERAWLYQTPIDILIKASNGASDFGNKFGQPLITGSILTFEHEEEARKLGFDKVIMQAGGIGYGKLDQAIKHKPEEGDQIVILGGENYRIGMGGAAVSSANTGAFGSGIELNAIQRSNPEMQKRAANAIRGMVEAEHNPIVSIHDHGAGGHLNCLSELVEETGGNINLDKLPVGDPTLSAKETIGNESQERMGLVIGKKDIDTLARIAERERAPMYTVGEVTNDDRFTIESKTTGAKPMDFELNDMFGSSPKTIMEDKTIERVYADLDYSVANVAQYLDQLLQLEAVGSKDWLTNKVDRCVGGRVAKQQCVGTLQLPLNNLGAMALDFKGKEGIATTVGHAPVVALINPAAGSRNAIAESLSNIVWAPLKDGINKISLSANWMWACNNPGEDARLYEAVKACSDFAIELGINIPTGKDSLSMKQKYPNDEVIAPGTVIISAAANCTDITKIVEPVLNKNAGSIYYINLSKDSFKLGGSSFAQVLNKIGQDAPTIQDAAYFKNAFNTIQELIVDEQIAAGHDIGSGGLITSLLEMTFADVNLGAKYDLTALNEKDTVKALFNENIALIVQAKDDKAFETAMNAKGVEAVKIGQVTTDEKVSFTNGADHFEFSVPTLRDTWFKTSYLLDQKQTKNNKATDRFNNYKVQPLQFNFPAQFDGKKPVIDASKPRPKAAIIREKGSNSEREVANAMYLAGFDVKDVHMTDLISGRETLEDIQFIGAVGGFSNSDVLGSAKGWAGAFMYNEKANTALKNFFARKDTMSVGICNGCQLFMELELINPEHPVHGKMKHNDSQKHESNFTSVTIQENNSIMLSTLAGSTLGVWISHGEGKFNLPETEDKYNIVGKYAYEAYPANPNGSDYNTAMMCDTTGRHLVMMPHIERSLFQWHWANYPEGRKDEVSPWMEAFVNARKWIEENNSN